A stretch of the Helicoverpa armigera isolate CAAS_96S chromosome 5, ASM3070526v1, whole genome shotgun sequence genome encodes the following:
- the LOC110371661 gene encoding carboxylic ester hydrolase isoform X20, with protein MWWRTCVVLVCVTAVLADEEWRQVNTAQGPVRGQKHPSGHLYAFYNVPYATAPKGIHKFKAPLSPPVRTEPFDAVNKNVVCPQYIDMDSKMPGRHLEQSEDCLIANIFVPDTNENNLPVLVYVHGGAFILGFGDMMRATQLMKSKDFIMVTFNYRVGIHGFLCLGTEDVPGNAGMKDQVALLRWVKDNIANFGGDPNKVTLAGYSAGSTSVDLLMLSKAAKGLFHRVIPESGANLAAFGMQRNPLEVAKSHAKTLQFTNVEDISALEQFYKTASMELLTADSFLFRPDSTFLFGPCVERDTEGAFLTESPLTILKNGDFEKLPMLYGFANMEGLFRIDMFNVWKDKMNSKFAEFLPADLKFETDGAREEVIELIKKFYFGGQPVSNDNILRYVDYFSDVPFVYPTLRSAKLQVEAGNDQVYLYEYSFVDENDNVVPHTNVRGADHVAQTVALMDGEDESLEPQAYQNMRKIIREIWHNFIITGTPVPADSSLPAWPPARADRSPHMRLLEKPVLQGVLLGERAQFWDDIYEKYYLDAVPPAAPNTGNDNDNDGGNGGEGDGGNGGEGDGGNGGEGDGGNGGEGDGGNGGEGDGGNGGEGDGGNGGEGDGGEGDGGEGDGGEGDGGEGDGGDGGEGDGGNDSGDNTDSGSGDDNGSGDDEDDTDAADSAGHRDLIGSKLMILTVVLYFSKLLLNTN; from the exons ATGTGGTGGCGCACGTGTGTGGTGCTGGTCTGCGTGACAGCAGTTCTGGCTGACGAGGAGTGGCGGCAAGTGAACACTGCGCAGGGGCCCGTGCGCGGACAGAAGCACCCCAGCGGACATCTGTACGCGTTCTACAATGTACCCTACGCCACTGCGCCTAAGGGCATACATAAATTCAAG GCACCTCTATCGCCACCAGTACGAACAGAGCCATTCGATGCCGTCAACAAAAATGTGGTATGTCCACAGTATATAGACATGGATTCCAAGATGCCAGGACGTCATTTAGAGCAGTCAGAAGATTGTCTTATTGCTAACATATTCGTTCCCGACACAAATGAAAACAATCTTCCAGTTCTCGTTTATGTACATGGTGGGGCGTTCATTCTGGGCTTCGGTGATATGATGAGAGCAACACAATTAATGAAGTCTAAAGATTTCATCATGGTGACATTTAACTATCGTGTCGGCATTCACGGGTTTCTTTGTTTGGGCACTGAGGACGTACCAGGCAATGCGGGCATGAAGGATCAAGTGGCGCTGTTGCGCTGGGTGAAGGACAACATCGCTAACTTCGGTGGTGACCCTAATAAAGTAACCCTTGCAGGGTACAGTGCAGGTTCCACATCCGTGGATTTATTGATGCTCTCAAAGGCTGCAAAAGGTCTATTTCACCGTGTCATTCCTGAGAGTGGTGCAAACCTTGCAGCATTTGGAATGCAGAGGAATCCTTTAGAGGTCGCCAAAAGTCATGCCAAGACTCTACAGTTCACAAATGTTGAAGATATTTCTGCCCTGGAGCAGTTCTACAAGACAGCGTCGATGGAGCTGTTGACTGCAGACTCATTCCTTTTTAGACCTGattcaacatttttgtttggGCCATGTGTGGAACGTGATACAGAAGGAGCATTTCTAACGGAATCTCCTCTGACCATACTAAAGAACGGCGATTTTGAAAAGTTACCAATGCTATATGGTTTCGCGAACATGGAAGGTCTTTTCCGTATTGACATGTTTAACGTTTGGAAAGACAAGATGAATTCTAAGTTTGCTGAGTTTTTGCCAGCTGATTTAAAGTTTGAAACTGATGGAGCCAGAGAGGAGGTGATCGAATTAATAAAGAAGTTCTACTTTGGTGGGCAGCCTGTCAGCAATGACAATATTCTGAGATACGTGGACTATTTTTCGGATGTTCCATTTGTTTATCCTACGCTACGGTCTGCAAAGTTGCAAGTGGAGGCTGGTAACGATCAAGTATATCTGTATGAATACTCATTCGTAGATGAGAACGACAATGTAGTACCACACACTAACGTGCGAGGTGCTGACCACGTCGCTCAGACGGTGGCTCTAATGGATGGTGAAGATGAAAGTCTCGAACCGCAGGCATATCAGAATATGAGGAAGATAATCCGTGAAATATGGCACAACTTTATCATAACTGG AACACCCGTGCCAGCAGACTCGTCGCTGCCTGCGTGGCCTCCAGCACGCGCCGACAGGTCGCCGCACATGCGGCTTCTTGAGAAACCGGTGCTACAAGGGGTGCTGCTAGGAGAACGCGCTCAGTTTTGGGACGATATTTACGAAAAATACTACCTTGATGCAGTACCACCCGCGGCACCAAATACTGGCAATGACAACGACAACGACGGTGGCAACGGAGGCGAGGGTGACGGTGGCAATGGCGGTGAGGGTGACGGGGGCAACGGTGGCGAGGGTGACGGTGGCAATGGCGGCGAGGGCGACGGTGGCAATGGCGGCGAGGGTGACGGGGGCAACGGTGGCGAGGGCGACGGTGGCAACGGCGGCGAGGGTGACGGTGGCGAAGGCGACGGTGGCGAAGGTGACGGTGGCGAAGGCGACGGTGGCGAAG GTGACGGTGGCGACGGTGGCGAAGGCGACGGTGGCAACGACAGTGGCGACAACACCGACAGCGGCAGCGGTGACGACAACGGCAGCGGTGACGATGAAGACGATACCGACGCCGCCGATAGTGCGGGACACCGCGATCTAATTGGCTCTAAATTAATGATCCTAACTGTTGTGTTGTATTTTTCAAAGCTTTTATTAAATACGAATTAG
- the LOC110371661 gene encoding cholinesterase 1 isoform X30: MWWRTCVVLVCVTAVLADEEWRQVNTAQGPVRGQKHPSGHLYAFYNVPYATAPKGIHKFKAPLSPPVRTEPFDAVNKNVVCPQYIDMDSKMPGRHLEQSEDCLIANIFVPDTNENNLPVLVYVHGGAFILGFGDMMRATQLMKSKDFIMVTFNYRVGIHGFLCLGTEDVPGNAGMKDQVALLRWVKDNIANFGGDPNKVTLAGYSAGSTSVDLLMLSKAAKGLFHRVIPESGANLAAFGMQRNPLEVAKSHAKTLQFTNVEDISALEQFYKTASMELLTADSFLFRPDSTFLFGPCVERDTEGAFLTESPLTILKNGDFEKLPMLYGFANMEGLFRIDMFNVWKDKMNSKFAEFLPADLKFETDGAREEVIELIKKFYFGGQPVSNDNILRYVDYFSDVPFVYPTLRSAKLQVEAGNDQVYLYEYSFVDENDNVVPHTNVRGADHVAQTVALMDGEDESLEPQAYQNMRKIIREIWHNFIITGTPVPADSSLPAWPPARADRSPHMRLLEKPVLQGVLLGERAQFWDDIYEKYYLDAVPPAARGEGDGGNGGEGDGGNGGEGDGGEGDGGEGDGGDGGEGDGGDGGEGDGGNDSGDNTDSGSGDDNGSGDDEDDTDAADSAGHRDLIGSKLMILTVVLYFSKLLLNTN, encoded by the exons ATGTGGTGGCGCACGTGTGTGGTGCTGGTCTGCGTGACAGCAGTTCTGGCTGACGAGGAGTGGCGGCAAGTGAACACTGCGCAGGGGCCCGTGCGCGGACAGAAGCACCCCAGCGGACATCTGTACGCGTTCTACAATGTACCCTACGCCACTGCGCCTAAGGGCATACATAAATTCAAG GCACCTCTATCGCCACCAGTACGAACAGAGCCATTCGATGCCGTCAACAAAAATGTGGTATGTCCACAGTATATAGACATGGATTCCAAGATGCCAGGACGTCATTTAGAGCAGTCAGAAGATTGTCTTATTGCTAACATATTCGTTCCCGACACAAATGAAAACAATCTTCCAGTTCTCGTTTATGTACATGGTGGGGCGTTCATTCTGGGCTTCGGTGATATGATGAGAGCAACACAATTAATGAAGTCTAAAGATTTCATCATGGTGACATTTAACTATCGTGTCGGCATTCACGGGTTTCTTTGTTTGGGCACTGAGGACGTACCAGGCAATGCGGGCATGAAGGATCAAGTGGCGCTGTTGCGCTGGGTGAAGGACAACATCGCTAACTTCGGTGGTGACCCTAATAAAGTAACCCTTGCAGGGTACAGTGCAGGTTCCACATCCGTGGATTTATTGATGCTCTCAAAGGCTGCAAAAGGTCTATTTCACCGTGTCATTCCTGAGAGTGGTGCAAACCTTGCAGCATTTGGAATGCAGAGGAATCCTTTAGAGGTCGCCAAAAGTCATGCCAAGACTCTACAGTTCACAAATGTTGAAGATATTTCTGCCCTGGAGCAGTTCTACAAGACAGCGTCGATGGAGCTGTTGACTGCAGACTCATTCCTTTTTAGACCTGattcaacatttttgtttggGCCATGTGTGGAACGTGATACAGAAGGAGCATTTCTAACGGAATCTCCTCTGACCATACTAAAGAACGGCGATTTTGAAAAGTTACCAATGCTATATGGTTTCGCGAACATGGAAGGTCTTTTCCGTATTGACATGTTTAACGTTTGGAAAGACAAGATGAATTCTAAGTTTGCTGAGTTTTTGCCAGCTGATTTAAAGTTTGAAACTGATGGAGCCAGAGAGGAGGTGATCGAATTAATAAAGAAGTTCTACTTTGGTGGGCAGCCTGTCAGCAATGACAATATTCTGAGATACGTGGACTATTTTTCGGATGTTCCATTTGTTTATCCTACGCTACGGTCTGCAAAGTTGCAAGTGGAGGCTGGTAACGATCAAGTATATCTGTATGAATACTCATTCGTAGATGAGAACGACAATGTAGTACCACACACTAACGTGCGAGGTGCTGACCACGTCGCTCAGACGGTGGCTCTAATGGATGGTGAAGATGAAAGTCTCGAACCGCAGGCATATCAGAATATGAGGAAGATAATCCGTGAAATATGGCACAACTTTATCATAACTGG AACACCCGTGCCAGCAGACTCGTCGCTGCCTGCGTGGCCTCCAGCACGCGCCGACAGGTCGCCGCACATGCGGCTTCTTGAGAAACCGGTGCTACAAGGGGTGCTGCTAGGAGAACGCGCTCAGTTTTGGGACGATATTTACGAAAAATACTACCTTGATGCAGTACCACCCGCGGCAC GCGGCGAGGGTGACGGGGGCAACGGTGGCGAGGGCGACGGTGGCAACGGCGGCGAGGGTGACGGTGGCGAAGGCGACGGTGGCGAAG GCGACGGTGGCGACGGTGGCGAAGGTGACGGTGGCGACGGTGGCGAAGGCGACGGTGGCAACGACAGTGGCGACAACACCGACAGCGGCAGCGGTGACGACAACGGCAGCGGTGACGATGAAGACGATACCGACGCCGCCGATAGTGCGGGACACCGCGATCTAATTGGCTCTAAATTAATGATCCTAACTGTTGTGTTGTATTTTTCAAAGCTTTTATTAAATACGAATTAG
- the LOC110371661 gene encoding carboxylic ester hydrolase isoform X5 — translation MWWRTCVVLVCVTAVLADEEWRQVNTAQGPVRGQKHPSGHLYAFYNVPYATAPKGIHKFKAPLSPPVRTEPFDAVNKNVVCPQYIDMDSKMPGRHLEQSEDCLIANIFVPDTNENNLPVLVYVHGGAFILGFGDMMRATQLMKSKDFIMVTFNYRVGIHGFLCLGTEDVPGNAGMKDQVALLRWVKDNIANFGGDPNKVTLAGYSAGSTSVDLLMLSKAAKGLFHRVIPESGANLAAFGMQRNPLEVAKSHAKTLQFTNVEDISALEQFYKTASMELLTADSFLFRPDSTFLFGPCVERDTEGAFLTESPLTILKNGDFEKLPMLYGFANMEGLFRIDMFNVWKDKMNSKFAEFLPADLKFETDGAREEVIELIKKFYFGGQPVSNDNILRYVDYFSDVPFVYPTLRSAKLQVEAGNDQVYLYEYSFVDENDNVVPHTNVRGADHVAQTVALMDGEDESLEPQAYQNMRKIIREIWHNFIITGTPVPADSSLPAWPPARADRSPHMRLLEKPVLQGVLLGERAQFWDDIYEKYYLDAVPPAAPNTGNDNDNDGGNGGEGDGGNGGEGDGGNGGEGDGGNGGEGDGGNGGEGDGGNGGEGDGGNGGEGDGGEGDGGEGDGGEGDGGEGDGGDGGEGDGGEGDGGDGDGGDGGEGDGGDGGEGDGGNDSGDNTDSGSGDDNGSGDDEDDTDAADSAGHRDLIGSKLMILTVVLYFSKLLLNTN, via the exons ATGTGGTGGCGCACGTGTGTGGTGCTGGTCTGCGTGACAGCAGTTCTGGCTGACGAGGAGTGGCGGCAAGTGAACACTGCGCAGGGGCCCGTGCGCGGACAGAAGCACCCCAGCGGACATCTGTACGCGTTCTACAATGTACCCTACGCCACTGCGCCTAAGGGCATACATAAATTCAAG GCACCTCTATCGCCACCAGTACGAACAGAGCCATTCGATGCCGTCAACAAAAATGTGGTATGTCCACAGTATATAGACATGGATTCCAAGATGCCAGGACGTCATTTAGAGCAGTCAGAAGATTGTCTTATTGCTAACATATTCGTTCCCGACACAAATGAAAACAATCTTCCAGTTCTCGTTTATGTACATGGTGGGGCGTTCATTCTGGGCTTCGGTGATATGATGAGAGCAACACAATTAATGAAGTCTAAAGATTTCATCATGGTGACATTTAACTATCGTGTCGGCATTCACGGGTTTCTTTGTTTGGGCACTGAGGACGTACCAGGCAATGCGGGCATGAAGGATCAAGTGGCGCTGTTGCGCTGGGTGAAGGACAACATCGCTAACTTCGGTGGTGACCCTAATAAAGTAACCCTTGCAGGGTACAGTGCAGGTTCCACATCCGTGGATTTATTGATGCTCTCAAAGGCTGCAAAAGGTCTATTTCACCGTGTCATTCCTGAGAGTGGTGCAAACCTTGCAGCATTTGGAATGCAGAGGAATCCTTTAGAGGTCGCCAAAAGTCATGCCAAGACTCTACAGTTCACAAATGTTGAAGATATTTCTGCCCTGGAGCAGTTCTACAAGACAGCGTCGATGGAGCTGTTGACTGCAGACTCATTCCTTTTTAGACCTGattcaacatttttgtttggGCCATGTGTGGAACGTGATACAGAAGGAGCATTTCTAACGGAATCTCCTCTGACCATACTAAAGAACGGCGATTTTGAAAAGTTACCAATGCTATATGGTTTCGCGAACATGGAAGGTCTTTTCCGTATTGACATGTTTAACGTTTGGAAAGACAAGATGAATTCTAAGTTTGCTGAGTTTTTGCCAGCTGATTTAAAGTTTGAAACTGATGGAGCCAGAGAGGAGGTGATCGAATTAATAAAGAAGTTCTACTTTGGTGGGCAGCCTGTCAGCAATGACAATATTCTGAGATACGTGGACTATTTTTCGGATGTTCCATTTGTTTATCCTACGCTACGGTCTGCAAAGTTGCAAGTGGAGGCTGGTAACGATCAAGTATATCTGTATGAATACTCATTCGTAGATGAGAACGACAATGTAGTACCACACACTAACGTGCGAGGTGCTGACCACGTCGCTCAGACGGTGGCTCTAATGGATGGTGAAGATGAAAGTCTCGAACCGCAGGCATATCAGAATATGAGGAAGATAATCCGTGAAATATGGCACAACTTTATCATAACTGG AACACCCGTGCCAGCAGACTCGTCGCTGCCTGCGTGGCCTCCAGCACGCGCCGACAGGTCGCCGCACATGCGGCTTCTTGAGAAACCGGTGCTACAAGGGGTGCTGCTAGGAGAACGCGCTCAGTTTTGGGACGATATTTACGAAAAATACTACCTTGATGCAGTACCACCCGCGGCACCAAATACTGGCAATGACAACGACAACGACGGTGGCAACGGAGGCGAGGGTGACGGTGGCAATGGCGGTGAGGGTGACGGGGGCAACGGTGGCGAGGGTGACGGTGGCAATGGCGGCGAGGGCGACGGTGGCAATGGCGGCGAGGGTGACGGGGGCAACGGTGGCGAGGGCGACGGTGGCAACGGCGGCGAGGGTGACGGTGGCGAAGGCGACGGTGGCGAAGGTGACGGTGGCGAAGGCGACGGTGGCGAAGGTGACGGTGGCGACGGTGGCGAAGGCGACGGTGGCGAAG GTGACGGTGGCGACG GCGACGGTGGCGACGGTGGCGAAGGTGACGGTGGCGACGGTGGCGAAGGCGACGGTGGCAACGACAGTGGCGACAACACCGACAGCGGCAGCGGTGACGACAACGGCAGCGGTGACGATGAAGACGATACCGACGCCGCCGATAGTGCGGGACACCGCGATCTAATTGGCTCTAAATTAATGATCCTAACTGTTGTGTTGTATTTTTCAAAGCTTTTATTAAATACGAATTAG